In the genome of Photobacterium sp. TY1-4, one region contains:
- the pomA gene encoding flagellar motor protein PomA, which translates to MDLATLIGLIGSFAFVIMAMVLGGSINMFIDTQSILIVFCGSTFVALMQYSVGQFFGATKIAVKAFMFKTDNPEDLIAKVVEMADAARKGGFLALEEMEVENSFLRKGIDLLVDGHDADVVRATLQKDISLTNERHEQGAGIFKALGDVAPAMGMIGTLIGLVAMLSNMDDPKSIGPAMAVALLTTLYGAMLANMVMLPIAAKLELRKDEEKLNRRLILDGVLAIQDGQNPRVIDGYLKNYLNEKKRTIDGDQ; encoded by the coding sequence GTGGATTTGGCGACCCTTATCGGCTTAATCGGCTCTTTTGCCTTTGTCATCATGGCAATGGTATTGGGCGGCAGTATCAATATGTTCATTGATACGCAGTCGATCCTGATCGTATTTTGTGGCTCAACGTTCGTGGCGTTGATGCAGTACAGTGTCGGCCAGTTTTTCGGCGCGACCAAAATTGCGGTCAAAGCATTCATGTTCAAGACCGATAATCCGGAAGATCTGATTGCCAAAGTTGTTGAAATGGCGGATGCCGCGCGCAAAGGGGGCTTCCTGGCCCTGGAAGAGATGGAAGTCGAAAACTCATTCTTGCGCAAGGGGATTGACCTGCTGGTGGATGGCCACGATGCCGATGTGGTGCGGGCGACGCTGCAGAAAGATATTTCCCTGACCAACGAGCGCCATGAGCAGGGTGCGGGTATTTTTAAGGCGCTGGGGGATGTGGCCCCGGCGATGGGGATGATCGGGACCCTGATCGGTCTGGTGGCCATGCTGTCGAACATGGATGATCCTAAATCCATCGGTCCGGCAATGGCCGTCGCCCTGTTGACGACCCTGTATGGCGCGATGCTGGCCAACATGGTGATGTTGCCGATTGCCGCCAAACTGGAACTGCGCAAAGACGAAGAGAAGCTCAATCGTCGCTTGATCCTGGACGGGGTGCTGGCGATTCAGGACGGTCAGAACCCACGGGTGATTGACGGTTACCTGAAGAACTATCTCAACGAGAAAAAACGTACGATTGACGGCGATCAGTAG
- the yajL gene encoding protein deglycase YajL, with product MTHEAQQRPIKVAVCIAPGSEEMEAVTTIDILIRAGFQVTIASVASDGALIMAGSRGIKLVADVALVAIADEPFDCVVLPGGVAGAECFRDSPLLVEFVNQHKYDGKLVAAICAAPAVVLEHHNLFPNALMTAHPAFLDQIPEARRRSKRVVYDINHRLLTSQGPGTAQEFAFEIIGHLASKALAAEVAEPMVVWPNMHYTVLPRK from the coding sequence ATGACGCATGAGGCCCAGCAGCGCCCGATCAAAGTTGCCGTCTGTATCGCCCCCGGCAGCGAAGAGATGGAAGCCGTCACCACCATCGATATTCTGATCCGGGCCGGTTTTCAGGTCACCATTGCCAGTGTCGCTTCCGACGGGGCATTGATCATGGCCGGCTCTCGCGGGATCAAGCTGGTCGCCGACGTCGCGCTGGTGGCCATTGCCGACGAGCCGTTTGACTGTGTGGTCCTGCCGGGCGGTGTCGCCGGGGCCGAATGTTTCCGCGACAGCCCGCTGCTGGTCGAGTTTGTCAACCAGCACAAATATGACGGCAAGCTGGTTGCCGCTATCTGCGCCGCCCCGGCAGTGGTATTGGAGCACCACAATCTGTTTCCGAACGCCCTGATGACGGCTCACCCGGCCTTCCTGGATCAGATCCCGGAAGCCCGCCGCCGGAGCAAGCGGGTGGTCTATGATATCAACCACCGTCTGCTGACTAGCCAGGGACCGGGCACGGCACAGGAATTTGCGTTTGAAATTATCGGCCATCTGGCAAGCAAGGCACTGGCCGCCGAAGTCGCGGAGCCGATGGTGGTTTGGCCGAATATGCACTACACCGTGCTGCCGCGAAAGTAA
- the dxs gene encoding 1-deoxy-D-xylulose-5-phosphate synthase produces MTLDISKYPHLALANTPDELRLLPADSLPAVCDELRTYLLNTVSRSSGHFASGLGAVELTVALHYVYNTPFDHLIWDVGHQAYPHKILTGRREAMPTIRQKDGIHPFPWREESEYDVLSVGHSSTSISAGLGMAIAAEKEGLGRKVVSVIGDGAITAGMAFEAMNHAGDVHSDMLVILNDNEMSISENVGALNNQLARILSGNLYTTFREGGKKVLSGAPPIKELVKRAEEHLKGMVVPGTMFEELGFNYIGPIDGHDVAELVKTLKNMRNLKGPQFLHIMTKKGKGYAPAEADPINYHAVPKFDLTQNPIPKAKSLPTFSHIFGDWLCDMAAEDSKLMAITPAMREGSGMVRFSKEYPEQYFDVAIAEQHAVTLATGMAIGGYHPVVAIYSTFLQRGYDQLIHDVAIMNLPVMFAIDRGGLVGADGQTHQGSFDLSYMRCIPNLVIMAPSDENECRQMLYTGHMHQGPSAVRYPRGSGTGITPEREMTALEIGKGVVRRQGEKVAILSFGTMLGYALEAAENLNATVADMRFVKPLDEALILELAANHDVLVTVEENAIAGGAGSGVNEFLMKQKVLKPVLNLGLPDRFIEQGTQAELHALLDIDGPGIEKQIRAYLD; encoded by the coding sequence ATGACACTGGATATTTCAAAATACCCGCATCTGGCTCTGGCCAACACCCCAGATGAACTCCGTTTGCTCCCCGCAGACAGCCTGCCTGCGGTTTGTGATGAGCTACGGACCTATTTACTGAATACGGTAAGCCGCAGCAGTGGTCATTTTGCCTCCGGCCTGGGTGCCGTAGAGCTGACCGTGGCCCTGCACTATGTCTACAACACCCCGTTTGATCACCTGATCTGGGATGTGGGTCACCAGGCCTATCCGCACAAAATTCTGACCGGCCGTCGCGAGGCGATGCCGACCATTCGCCAGAAGGATGGGATCCATCCGTTCCCGTGGCGGGAAGAAAGCGAATACGACGTCCTGTCGGTCGGCCACTCCTCGACCTCCATCAGCGCCGGTCTCGGCATGGCGATTGCCGCTGAGAAAGAAGGCCTGGGCCGCAAGGTGGTCAGCGTGATCGGCGACGGTGCCATTACGGCCGGGATGGCGTTTGAAGCCATGAACCATGCCGGGGATGTCCATTCCGACATGCTGGTGATCCTCAACGACAACGAGATGTCGATTTCGGAGAACGTCGGCGCCCTGAACAACCAGTTGGCGCGGATCCTGTCCGGCAATCTCTATACCACCTTCCGTGAAGGCGGCAAGAAAGTACTGTCCGGCGCGCCGCCGATCAAAGAGCTGGTCAAACGTGCAGAAGAGCATCTCAAAGGGATGGTGGTGCCCGGCACCATGTTCGAAGAGCTGGGCTTTAACTATATCGGCCCGATCGACGGCCACGATGTGGCAGAGCTGGTCAAAACGCTGAAGAACATGCGCAACCTCAAAGGGCCGCAGTTCCTGCATATCATGACCAAAAAAGGCAAAGGGTATGCGCCGGCGGAAGCCGATCCGATTAACTACCATGCGGTGCCGAAGTTCGATCTGACCCAGAATCCGATCCCGAAAGCCAAAAGCCTGCCAACCTTCTCCCATATCTTTGGCGACTGGCTGTGCGACATGGCCGCCGAAGACAGCAAGCTGATGGCGATCACCCCGGCGATGCGCGAAGGTTCCGGCATGGTCCGCTTCTCGAAAGAATACCCGGAGCAGTATTTTGACGTCGCGATTGCCGAGCAGCATGCCGTCACCCTGGCAACCGGGATGGCCATCGGTGGCTATCACCCGGTGGTGGCGATTTACTCGACCTTCCTGCAACGCGGCTATGATCAGCTGATCCACGATGTCGCCATCATGAACCTGCCGGTGATGTTTGCCATCGACCGCGGCGGTCTGGTCGGTGCCGACGGCCAGACGCACCAGGGCTCGTTTGATCTCAGCTATATGCGCTGTATCCCGAATCTGGTGATCATGGCGCCGAGCGATGAGAACGAATGCCGCCAGATGCTCTACACCGGCCACATGCATCAGGGGCCGAGCGCAGTACGCTATCCGCGCGGCAGCGGCACCGGTATCACGCCGGAGCGCGAGATGACTGCACTGGAAATCGGCAAAGGCGTGGTGCGCCGTCAGGGCGAAAAGGTTGCGATCCTCAGCTTTGGCACCATGCTGGGCTACGCGCTGGAAGCAGCCGAAAACCTCAATGCGACGGTGGCAGACATGCGGTTTGTCAAACCGCTGGATGAGGCGCTGATCCTTGAGCTGGCCGCCAACCATGACGTGCTGGTGACCGTGGAAGAGAATGCCATCGCTGGCGGTGCCGGCAGCGGCGTCAATGAATTCCTGATGAAGCAGAAAGTCCTCAAGCCAGTGCTGAACCTGGGCTTGCCGGATCGTTTCATCGAGCAAGGGACTCAGGCCGAGCTCCATGCCCTGCTGGACATCGACGGTCCGGGCATCGAGAAGCAAATCCGCGCTTATCTGGACTAA
- a CDS encoding flagellar motor protein MotB translates to MEDECKCPPPGLPPWMGTFADLMSLLMCFFVLLLSFSEMDVLKFKQIAGSMKFAFGVQNMLEVKDIPKGTSVIAQEFRPGRPEPTPIEVIMQQTIDMTQRSLDFHEGESDRAGGTQRDAGQLTGGQSAQLSTELNQNDQSEMMEAQQQLMEVLQQALNREIEDGAIEVENFGQQVVIRIKEKGSFPAGSAFLQPKFRPLVRQIADLVKDVPGVIRVSGHTDNQKLDSELYRSNWDLSAQRAVSVAQEMEKVDGFDHKRLRVMGLADTAPLNDNKTEAQRVANRRVEISIMQGEPHYSEELSSGGN, encoded by the coding sequence ATGGAAGACGAATGCAAATGTCCCCCCCCGGGGCTGCCGCCGTGGATGGGCACCTTCGCTGATCTGATGTCGCTGTTGATGTGTTTCTTCGTCCTCTTGCTGTCGTTCTCTGAGATGGACGTCCTGAAGTTCAAACAGATCGCCGGCTCAATGAAGTTTGCCTTCGGGGTGCAGAACATGCTGGAGGTGAAGGATATTCCCAAGGGAACCAGTGTGATCGCCCAGGAGTTTCGCCCGGGCCGTCCGGAGCCGACGCCGATCGAAGTGATCATGCAGCAGACGATTGATATGACCCAGCGTTCATTGGACTTCCACGAAGGGGAATCGGATCGCGCCGGGGGGACCCAACGGGACGCCGGGCAACTGACCGGCGGCCAGAGCGCCCAACTGTCAACTGAGCTCAACCAGAATGATCAATCCGAGATGATGGAGGCCCAGCAGCAACTGATGGAAGTGTTGCAGCAGGCGCTGAACCGGGAAATCGAAGACGGTGCTATCGAAGTCGAGAATTTCGGTCAGCAGGTGGTGATCCGAATTAAAGAGAAAGGCTCGTTCCCGGCAGGCTCTGCTTTTCTGCAACCGAAGTTCCGCCCGCTGGTGCGCCAGATCGCTGATTTGGTGAAAGACGTGCCCGGGGTGATCCGGGTTTCCGGCCATACCGATAATCAGAAACTGGACTCTGAGCTGTACCGCTCGAACTGGGATCTCTCGGCTCAGCGCGCGGTGTCAGTTGCCCAGGAGATGGAAAAAGTGGATGGTTTCGATCATAAGCGCCTGCGAGTGATGGGGCTGGCCGACACGGCGCCGCTCAATGACAACAAGACCGAAGCGCAGCGCGTCGCCAACCGCCGGGTCGAGATCTCGATTATGCAGGGTGAACCGCACTATTCCGAGGAACTGAGCAGCGGCGGGAATTAA
- the ispA gene encoding (2E,6E)-farnesyl diphosphate synthase gives MNNSSSLSSSLQYYLQRNNQQLAQWLAAQPYAEQTLVEAMKHGTLLGGKRARPYLTYVTGQMLGADCDDLDTPAAAVECIHAYSLIHDDLPAMDDDELRRGQPTCHIAFDEASAILAGDALQTLAFEILATGQLSEQGEAYRIRMVRELARASGAAGMCLGQALDLAAEGQQISLAQLETIHKHKTGALIRCAIRLGALAAGERGVAVLPQLDRYAETIGLAFQVQDDILDITSDTDTLGKPQGSDIALNKSTYPALLGLEGAQQKAQQLYQEALQALAAIPYNTDQLEVFARYVIERNN, from the coding sequence ATGAATAACTCTTCATCCCTGTCATCCTCCCTGCAGTACTACCTCCAGCGGAATAACCAACAACTGGCCCAGTGGCTGGCGGCACAACCTTACGCCGAGCAGACCCTGGTCGAAGCCATGAAACACGGAACCCTGCTGGGCGGCAAACGGGCTCGCCCTTATCTGACCTATGTCACCGGCCAGATGCTGGGAGCTGACTGCGATGATTTGGATACTCCGGCCGCTGCGGTCGAGTGTATCCACGCCTATTCATTGATCCATGATGATCTGCCGGCGATGGATGATGACGAGCTGCGCCGCGGCCAGCCGACCTGTCACATCGCGTTTGACGAAGCCAGCGCCATTCTGGCCGGGGATGCCCTGCAGACCCTGGCGTTTGAAATCCTGGCAACCGGACAACTGAGCGAGCAAGGCGAAGCCTACCGGATCCGCATGGTCCGCGAACTGGCCCGGGCTTCCGGTGCTGCCGGCATGTGTCTCGGTCAGGCGCTGGATCTGGCCGCCGAAGGCCAGCAAATCTCGCTGGCACAGCTGGAAACCATTCATAAGCACAAAACCGGGGCACTGATCCGGTGTGCGATCCGCCTCGGCGCCCTGGCTGCCGGAGAGCGTGGCGTGGCCGTCCTGCCGCAACTGGACCGCTACGCAGAAACCATCGGGCTGGCTTTCCAGGTTCAGGACGATATCCTCGATATCACCAGTGATACCGATACCCTGGGCAAACCACAGGGCTCCGACATCGCGCTGAACAAAAGCACCTACCCGGCCCTGCTCGGTCTGGAGGGCGCGCAACAAAAAGCACAGCAACTTTACCAAGAAGCGCTACAAGCCTTGGCTGCAATACCCTACAATACAGACCAACTCGAAGTTTTCGCCCGATACGTCATCGAGCGCAATAACTAA
- the thiI gene encoding tRNA uracil 4-sulfurtransferase ThiI, producing the protein MKFIVKPHPEIFVKSESVRKRFTRILECNIRIILQRLSDSVAVHNRRSYIEVTSKDDSIRDQVLAVLTQTPGIHHSLEVKQTEFKDMHDIYEQTLAHVASQLEDKTFCVRVKRTGKHDFTSIDLERYVGGGLNQAVASASVKLKNPDITVNIEVENEKLNQILARHKGLGGFPLGTQEDVLSLISGGFDSGVSSYLHIKRGSKVHYCFFNLGGPAHEIGVKQVSHFLWKKYGSSAKVKFIAIDFEPVVAEILEKVDDGQMGVILKRMFMRAAGQVAERFGIQALVTGEALGQVSSQTLTNLRHIDNVTDTLILRPLINWDKEDIINVAREIGTEDFAKTMPEFCGVISKSPTVKAVKEKLEAEEAKFDFAVLERVVTEARVIDIRNIEKESQEQAPEIELVDQIETDAIVLDIRSPDEEDENPLELENVEVRHLPFYKLATQFGDLPQDKTYLLYCDRGVMSRLQALYLKENGFENVKVYRP; encoded by the coding sequence ATGAAATTTATTGTTAAACCCCATCCAGAGATTTTTGTGAAGAGTGAATCGGTTCGCAAGCGCTTCACCCGAATTCTGGAATGTAACATCCGCATTATTCTTCAGCGTTTGTCCGATTCTGTGGCGGTGCATAACCGACGCAGCTACATCGAAGTGACTTCAAAAGATGACAGTATTCGCGACCAGGTGCTGGCGGTGCTGACGCAGACACCGGGTATCCATCATTCACTGGAAGTCAAACAGACCGAATTCAAGGACATGCACGACATCTATGAGCAGACCTTGGCACATGTTGCCAGTCAGCTTGAAGACAAAACCTTCTGTGTTCGCGTGAAGCGGACCGGTAAGCATGACTTCACTTCCATTGATCTTGAGCGCTATGTGGGCGGCGGTTTGAACCAGGCCGTTGCCTCGGCGTCGGTGAAGCTGAAAAACCCGGACATCACGGTCAATATCGAGGTTGAGAACGAGAAGCTGAACCAGATCCTGGCTCGCCATAAAGGGCTGGGCGGTTTCCCACTGGGCACGCAGGAAGATGTCCTGAGCCTGATCTCCGGCGGTTTTGACTCCGGGGTGTCGAGCTACCTGCATATTAAGCGTGGCAGCAAGGTGCATTACTGTTTCTTCAACTTGGGTGGCCCGGCGCATGAAATTGGCGTGAAGCAGGTTTCTCACTTCTTGTGGAAAAAGTATGGCTCCTCGGCCAAAGTAAAATTCATCGCGATTGATTTTGAGCCGGTTGTGGCGGAAATCCTGGAAAAAGTTGATGACGGCCAGATGGGCGTGATCCTGAAGCGGATGTTTATGCGCGCGGCCGGCCAGGTGGCGGAGCGTTTCGGGATCCAGGCGCTGGTGACCGGTGAGGCACTGGGCCAGGTTTCCAGCCAGACCCTGACCAACCTGCGCCATATTGATAACGTGACCGACACGCTGATCCTGCGTCCGCTGATCAACTGGGATAAAGAAGATATTATCAACGTGGCCCGTGAGATCGGCACTGAAGATTTTGCCAAGACGATGCCGGAATTCTGCGGCGTGATCTCGAAAAGCCCGACTGTGAAAGCGGTGAAAGAGAAGCTGGAAGCGGAAGAAGCCAAGTTTGACTTTGCGGTGCTGGAGCGTGTGGTGACCGAAGCCCGGGTGATCGATATCCGTAATATCGAGAAAGAAAGCCAGGAGCAGGCGCCGGAAATTGAGCTGGTGGATCAGATTGAAACGGATGCGATTGTGCTGGATATCCGCAGCCCGGATGAAGAAGACGAGAATCCGCTGGAGCTGGAGAACGTTGAAGTGCGACATCTGCCGTTCTACAAGCTGGCTACGCAGTTTGGCGATCTGCCGCAGGATAAAACTTACCTGCTGTATTGCGATCGCGGAGTGATGAGCCGTTTGCAGGCGCTGTACCTGAAAGAAAACGGGTTTGAGAACGTGAAGGTGTACCGTCCGTAA
- the panE gene encoding 2-dehydropantoate 2-reductase, with protein MLNLTIVGAGAIGRLWGCHLSQDHAVHFWTRDSASELSLSFNPLAQTSPQHYTFAANQSAQLQQADAVLLTVKAFQVEQALTSILPYLPSRTPVIVMHNGMGTHENVSALLPENPLLYATTTQAAYRPTPGQLNHTGLGHTWIGAINGSGKAHAALTGQLNQALPPCQWHDQILIPLWQKLAINCAINPLTAIAQCRNGELAQAKYHRQLDAICTEVATVMNAEGIACDRTSLRHQVDQVINNTAGNYSSMNQDISQHRPTEIDYITGYLIDRAQEHGIAVPENTRLWHQIKQLEQQHHDA; from the coding sequence GTGTTGAACCTGACCATTGTCGGCGCCGGAGCGATTGGCCGTTTATGGGGATGCCACCTGAGCCAAGATCATGCCGTCCACTTCTGGACCCGGGATAGCGCCTCTGAGCTGTCCCTGAGCTTCAATCCCCTGGCGCAAACATCCCCACAGCACTATACCTTTGCCGCCAACCAGTCCGCGCAATTGCAGCAAGCCGACGCGGTGTTACTGACCGTCAAAGCATTCCAGGTTGAGCAAGCACTCACCTCCATTTTGCCGTATCTGCCGTCCCGCACACCGGTCATCGTGATGCACAACGGTATGGGCACCCATGAAAATGTCTCAGCGTTGCTGCCGGAGAACCCGTTGTTGTATGCCACCACCACCCAGGCAGCCTATCGACCGACTCCGGGACAACTCAACCACACCGGTCTGGGGCATACCTGGATCGGGGCGATCAACGGCAGCGGCAAGGCACATGCGGCACTGACCGGGCAGCTGAACCAGGCGCTGCCGCCCTGCCAGTGGCATGACCAGATCCTGATCCCGCTGTGGCAGAAGCTGGCCATCAACTGTGCGATCAATCCGCTCACCGCCATTGCGCAGTGCCGCAATGGGGAGCTGGCGCAAGCCAAATACCACCGGCAGCTGGATGCCATCTGCACCGAAGTCGCAACCGTGATGAATGCCGAAGGGATCGCCTGCGACCGCACCTCCCTGCGCCACCAGGTCGATCAGGTGATCAACAATACCGCTGGAAACTATTCGTCGATGAATCAGGACATTTCTCAGCACCGGCCGACGGAAATCGACTATATTACGGGATATCTGATTGACCGGGCTCAGGAACACGGGATTGCGGTTCCGGAAAATACCCGACTATGGCACCAAATCAAACAACTGGAGCAACAACACCATGACGCATGA
- the xseB gene encoding exodeoxyribonuclease VII small subunit, with product MAAKKPEKMAFEAALDELDGIVNELESGDIALEDALKKFERGIALARSSQQKLTQAEQRVEILLQADDQAPLTEFDANHE from the coding sequence ATGGCAGCTAAAAAACCTGAAAAAATGGCGTTTGAAGCCGCACTGGACGAACTCGACGGCATCGTCAATGAACTGGAATCCGGCGACATTGCTCTTGAGGACGCATTAAAAAAATTTGAGCGTGGTATCGCGCTAGCACGCAGCAGCCAGCAAAAGCTGACCCAGGCTGAACAGCGTGTCGAAATTCTGCTTCAGGCAGATGATCAAGCCCCCCTGACTGAATTTGATGCGAATCATGAATAA